A single window of Botrytis cinerea B05.10 chromosome 15, complete sequence DNA harbors:
- the Bcmcd4 gene encoding Bcmcd4, with protein sequence MARVNRFGFLAIAMAFHLVYIYSIFDIYFVSPIVSGMREFGVERPDGVEAPAKRLVLFVGDGLRADKAFQSFPEPYPKLEEDLVPRPLAPFLRSRVLGHGTFGVSHTRVPTESRPGHVALIAGMYEDVSAVATGWKLNPVNFDSVFNRSRHTWSWGSPDILPMFQLGAVPGRVDAYTYSAEEEDFSKAAIHLDIWVFDRVKALFAEAATNATLNAALRKDKNVFFLHLLGLDTTGHGFRPYSKEYLYNIKVVDEGIKEVTKVIEDFYRDDKTAFVFTADHGMSDYGSHGDGHPDNTRTPLIAWGSGVAKPIVQAHGIAPGHDELSSDWGMDHIHRHDVSQADVAALMAYLAGVNFPVNSVGELPLSYIAAGIPEKSEAFLANARGILDMYRIKEEHKKATELKYRPFEGLGEENHTAEHRLADIRNLIDRGQHEEAIRETAELVRLGLAGLRYLQTYDWLFLRALITMGYLGWITFALTTVIDLHVLHGKTETSRTLAGSLFFSSILVALFASFIVSESPATYYAYAIFPVAFWEEVYARRNALSEGGKALFGHVKSPLAYIGTFIKAIIFLGVIESLAWGYTHREIFSALFVGATFWPAFYGLGFLKENKALALTWTVSCLGMSTFTLLPAMKIEDIDLILYGGALMVVVGVLYLAFEKKLLAKSKMTGDSIAPADNLLSRTLIGAQIGLIVLSMLVTRSTAMSLQARTGLPRGNQIVGWCLIVASLIMPFLHRLQSNNHYLHRLMIVFLTFAPLFVILTISYEGLFYLAFSATLITWVLLEHGIHKYTSSKTIKVKANGTPVPEVPASLSSSPFRSLTLTDARISLFFFILLQSAFFSTGNMASVSSFSLESVNRLIPVFDPFSQGALLIVKLMIPFALISANLGILNKRLGVAPSALFMVVIAISDFLTLHFFWVVKDEGSWLEIGSTISHFIIASLLCLFVASLEGVSELFIAGVEVEDHSGQIEKERELGGMVRGVEGEKEGNQNGTSKTGVNGNGKGNGKDKST encoded by the exons ATGGCGAGAGTTAATCGTTTTGGCTTTTTGGCCATTGCGATGGCTTTCCATCTGgtgtatatttattcaatcttTGACATCTATTTTGTGAGTCCCATCGTATCTGGGATGCGCGAATTCGGGGTAGAGAGGCCAGACGGAGTGGAAGCTCCCGCAAAGCGTTTGGTGCTTTTCGTAG GTGATGGCCTACGAGCAGATAAAGCTTTCCAATCATTTCCAGAACCATACCCAAAATTAGAAGAAGATCTTGTTCCGCGGCCTCTTGCGCCATTCCTTCGCTCGCGGGTTCTTGGACACGGTACCTTTGGTGTCTCTCATACTCGAGTTCCTACGGAATCCCGCCCAGGACATGTTGCGCTCATTGCGGGCATGTACGAAGATGTATCGGCAGTTGCTACTGGATGGAAACTTAACCCGGTGAACTTCGACAGCGTTTTCAATAGAAGTAGACATACTTGGTCATGGGGAAGTCCAGATATCCTGCCAATGTTTCAATTGGGCGCTGTGCCAGGTCGTGTCGATGCATATACATATTCTGCTGAGGAGGAGGACTTTTCAAAAGCAGCTATACACTTGGATATCTGGGTATTCGATAGAGTCAAGGCTCTTTTTGCAGAAGCTGCTACGAATGCTACTTTAAATGCCGCATtaagaaaagacaaaaatgTGTTCTTTCTGCATCTCCTTGGCTTGGATACTACAGGCCATGGTTTCCGCCCATACTCGaaagaatatctatataacaTCAAAGTTGTGGATGAAGGCATCAAGGAAGTAACAAAGGTTATTGAAGATTTCTATAGAGATGATAAGACCGCATTTGTCTTTACGGCCGATCATGGAATGAGTGATTATGGAAGTCATGGTGACGGGCACCCAGACAACACACGCACTCCCCTGATTGCATGGGGATCTGGAGTCGCGAAGCCTATTGTGCAAGCCCATGGAATCGCACCAGGGCATGACGAGCTATCCTCAGATTGGGGTATGGACCACATTCATCGGCATGATGTTTCACAAGCAGATGTTGCAGCTCTCATGGCATATTTGGCTGGTGTTAACTTCCCAGTGAATTCTGTTGGAGAATTACCCCTATCGTATATAGCAGCGGGTATTCCCGAGAAATCTGAAGCTTTCCTAGCTAATGCTAGAGGTATTCTTGACATGTACCGAATCAAAGAGGAACACAAGAAAGCCACAGAGTTGAAATATCGACCGTTTGAGGGTCTCGGAGAAGAGAATCATACAGCCGAGCATCGATTGGCTGACATCagaaatttgattgatcgaGGTCAACATGAGGAAGCAATTCGTGAGACTGCAGAACTTGTGAGACTTGGTCTAGCTGGTCTTCGATATCTTCAAACATATGATTGGCTCTTTTTGAGAGCCCTCATTACCATGGGTTATTTGGGGTGGATCACATTTGCCCTCACCACTGTCATTGATCTTCATGTTCTTCATGGTAAAACTGAGACTTCTAGAACTTTAGCGGGCagtcttttcttctcttcaattcttgttGCACTTTTCGCTTCCTTTATTGTTTCTGAGTCGCCTGCAACATATTATGCTTATGCTATTTTCCCGGTGGCATTCTGGGAAGAAGTGTATGCCCGCCGAAATGCTCTTTCTGAGGGTGGAAAAGCACTATTTGGTCATGTCAAGTCACCACTTGCTTATATTGGAACATTCATCAAAGCTATAATTTTCTTGGGCGTCATAGAATCACTC GCATGGGGCTACACTCACAGAGAGATTTTCTCTGCCTTGTTCGTCGGGGCAACCTTCTGGCCAGCATTCTACGGCTTAGGATTcttaaaagaaaacaaagcaTTGGCATTAACATGGACTGTGTCCTGTCTGGGAATGAGCACTTTCACATTACTTCCCGCAATGAAAATCGAAGATATAGATCTTAT CTTGTATGGTGGCGCTTTGATGGTAGTTGTGGGTGTATTGTATCTTGCTTTTGAAAAGAAGCTACTCGCAAAATCCAAGATGACAGGAGATTCCATCGCGCCAGCCGACAATCTTCTATCCCGCACACTTATTGGAGCGCAG ATCGGGTTGATTGTCCTATCGATGCTTGTTACGAGATCTACTGCAATGTCCTTACAGGCAAGAACGGGGCTTCCTCGAGGTAATCAAATAGTTGGTTGGTGCTTGATTG TGGCGTCTCTGATAATGCCCTTTTTGCATCGTCTACAGTCCAACAACCATTATCTACACCGATTGATGATTGTATTCCTCACATTTGCACCACTCTTTGTAATTCTTACCATCTCTTACGAAGGATTGTTTTACTTGGCATTTTCGGCCACTCTCATCACCTGGGTTCTATTGGAACACGGCATCCACAAATACACTTCaagcaaaacaatcaaagtcAAAGCAAATGGTACCCCAGTTCCAGAAGTCCCTGCTTCAttatcctcttctccattccgCTCTCTCACATTGACCGACGCACGGATATCTCTATTTTTCTTCATACTTTTACAGTCGGCATTTTTCAGCACAGGAAATATGGCATCTGTCTCATCTTTCAGTCTGGAAAGTGTGAATCGTCTAATTCCAGTCTTTGATCCTTTCTCCCAAGGAGCTTTGTTGATTGTGAAGCTTATGATTCCATTTGCGTTAATCTCTGCGAACTTGGGTATCCTGAACAAGAGATTAGGCGTCGCGCCCTCAGCGTTGTTTATGGTGGTAATTGCTATTAGCGACTTCTTGACCTTGCATTTCTTCTGGGTAGTCAAGGATGAAGGGTCGTGGTTAGAGATTGGCTCGACGATTAGTCATTTTATCATTGCAAGCTTGCTTTGTCTTTTCGTGGCGAGTCTGGAGGGGGTTAGTGAGCTTTTTATCGCAggagtggaggtggaggatcATTCTGGTCAGATTGAGAAGGAGCGGGAGCTTGGTGGAATGGTTAGGGGtgtggaaggagagaaggaggggaaTCAAAATGGGACGAGTAAGACTGGCgtgaatgggaatgggaaaggaaatgggaaagaCAAAAGTACATGA
- the Bcctf1a gene encoding Bcctf1a gives MASNEMSAEGAGSSSQYSAPAPQMSSQAPAGSNAAPSSQLPGHASFRRQRASRACQTCHARKVRCDAASLGVPCTNCVAFSIECKIPTPKRKKTNSKNKDSDSDRGETIDERSPQNIDSPSTQTTRTSIGYNTQDGTPTTSLTEAQARQRDSDETTYAQFMKPKFTRAPIKEAGRVAYLGESSNLTLLVHDRHGNADVVHYPLPENIRGSRARLTELDNVEIDILHQRGAFLLPPRSLCDELVDAYFKWVAPIVPVINRNRFMRQYHDAKNPPSLLLLQAILLAGSRVCTNPQLMDANGSTTPAALTFYKRAKALYDANYEDDRVTIVQALVLMGWYWEGPEDVTKNVFYWSRVATIVAQGSGMHRSVEGSALSKADKRLWKRIWWTLFTRDRSVAVALGRPVHINTDDSDVEMVSEDDFVEDETDHPAEFIQDPVHVQFFLQYVKLCEIMGLVLSQQYSVASKARRQNAIDLTHSDMALADWLSHCPKEVYWEMPRHQFWAALLHSNYYTTLCLLHRAHMPPATTQRGNYEENVYPSRTIAFQAAGMITSIIENLSAHDELRYCPAFIVYSLFSALIMHVYQMRSSVPSIVAATQERMRVCMNGLKDVSRVWLVAKMVYTLFESILGNKVLEERLQKAAGKRHKRMVQSISEGLNQAKNESQKRKYDDMSLDFAVGSGPAPQESYERSRPPTPSQGYNSSSMPAPPPITSPNQRQNRDTFMGGSNSRPHTRPPTPFNPSYSVPATPPDLYLVTRNSPNISQSLWENFQPDQLFPEGGPSLNNIQFSPPSHPNLDPNLMPHLGAPQPPIPNQNQSNQLPQRMQRGQPGMGGSPVQGGGMLPAGVPANYNMGQGMWQQGFEQSMHEPQGQSPSDTWSNSSAQAVPTTLNVEDWFQFFGINGDLTGMNGDVPLA, from the exons ATGGCCTCAAACGAAATGTCTGCAGAGGGTGCAGGTTCCTCCAGCCAATATTCTGCTCCGGCGCCTCAAATGAGCAGTCAAGCTCCTGCTGGTTCAAATGCTGCACCTAGCTCGCAGCTTCCGGGACATGCTTCATTTAGAAG ACAACGAGCTTCACGAGCTTGCCAA ACATGCCATGCTCGAAAG GTACGATGTGATGCTGCGAGTCTAGGGGTGCCTTGCACAAACTGCGTTGCCTTCTCCATAGAATGCAAGATCCCAACGCCGAAACGCAAGAAGACAAATAGTAAAAACAAAGATTCTGATAG CGACCGAGGAGAAACGATTGACGAACGATCACCTCAGAACATTGATTCCCCAAGTACCCAAACCACCAGGACCTCGATCGGCTATAACACTCAAGATGGCACTCCTACAACTTCTCTCACGGAAGCTCAGGCTCGTCAGCGGGATAGTGACGAAACTACCTACGCTCAATTTATGAAGCCTAAATTCACCAGAGCGCCTATAAAGGAGGCAGGAAGAGTAGCATATCTGGGGGAATCGTCGAATTTGACCCTACTCGTACACGACCGACATGGCAACGCGGATGTTGTGCATTATCCTTTGCCAGAGAATATCAGAGGATCTAGGGCAAGGTTGACAGAGTTGGATAACGTGGAAATCGATATCTTACATCAACGGGGAGCATTTTTACTCCCTCCTAGGTCTCTTTGTGATGAGCTGGTGGATGCATATTTCAAATGGGTTGCCCCAATCGTGCCTGTAATCAATCGGAACAGATTTATGAGGCAATATCACGATGCGAAGAACCCTCCTTCGCTTTTACTACTGCAGGCTATCCTCCTGGCTGGATCCAGGGTCTGCACAAATCCCCAATTAATGGATGCTAATGGATCGACGACTCCCGCTGCCTTGACATTTTACAAGCGTGCGAAAGCACTTTACGACGCAAACTATGAAGATGATAGAGTTACAATTGTACAAGCTTTAGTTTTGATGGGATGGTACTGGGAGGGACCAGAAGATGTAACGAAGAACGTATTTTATTGGAGCAGGGTTGCGACAATTGTAGCACAAGGTTCAGGTATGCATAGGAGTGTTGAAGGTTCTGCGCTCAGCAAAGCCGACAAGAGACTTTGGAAGCGAATCTGGTGGACGCTCTTTACCCGTGACCGATCGGTTGCCGTTGCTCTGGGTCGCCCTGTGCATATAAATACCGATGACTCCGATGTTGAGATGGTTAGTGAAGATGATTTCGTTGAAGATGAGACCGATCATCCCGCCGAATTCATCCAAGATCCTGTGCATGTCCAATTTTTCCTTCAATATGTTAAGCTTTGCGAAATTATGGGATTGGTTCTCTCACAGCAATATAGCGTAGCTTCAAAGGCTCGACGGCAAAATGCGATCGACCTCACCCACAGTGATATGGCATTGGCAGATTGGCTGTCTCACTGTCCGAAGGAGGTGTATTGGGAAATGCCTCGACATCAATTTTGGGCAGCCTTACTACATTCCAATTACTACACAACGCTCTGCTTGTTACATAGAGCACATATGCCACCCGCTACTACACAGAGAGGTAATTATGAGGAAAACGTATACCCATCTCGAACCATCGCATTTCAAGCTGCAGGAATGATCACCTCCATTATCGAGAACTTATCGGCACATGATGAGCTGCGATACTGCCCGGCATTTATCGTGTATAGTTTATTTTCTGCATTGATTATGCATGTTTATCAAATGCGATCCTCAGTACCATCCATCGTTGCAGCTACCCAAGAGAGAATGCGAGTTTGTATGAATGGTTTGAAGGATGTATCAAGAGTTTGGCTTGTGGCTAAAATGGTTTACACATTGTTTGAGTCCATCTTGGGAAATAAGGTTCTCGAGGAACGTCTGCAGAAAGCTGCTGGAAAACGTCATAAACGTATGGTGCAAAGCATCAGCGAGGGTCTTAACCAGGCTAAGAATGAGTcccaaaagagaaaatatgACGACATGTCATTGGATTTTGCTGTGGGCAGTGGACCGGCGCCACAAGAATCGTATGAGAGGTCCAGACCACCGACACCAAGTCAAGGTTataattcatcatcaatgcCTGCCCCGCCCCCTATAACATCGCCAAATCAGCGTCAGAATCGAGATACGTTTATGGGAGGTTCTAATTCTCGTCCTCACACACGTCCTCCCACACCTTTCAATCCCTCATACTCTGTCCCGGCTACACCCCCAGATCTTTATCTTGTTACTAGAAACTCGCCAAACATATCACAATCTCTCTGGGAGAACTTTCAACCAGATCAATTGTTCCCTGAAGGCGGTCCTAGTTTGAATAACATTCAATTCTCTCCACCGAGTCATCCCAACCTTGACCCAAATCTCATGCCTCATTTAGGTGCACCTCAGcccccaatcccaaatcaaaatcaatcaaatcaattgcCCCAACGCATGCAGCGAGGCCAACCTGGAATGGGTGGAAGTCCGGTTCAAGGTGGTGGAATGCTTCCAGCTGGCGTTCCTGCTAATTATAATATGGGCCAAGGTATGTGGCAGCAAGGCTTTGAGCAATCAATGCATGAGCCTCAAGGCCAGAGTCCCAGCGATACCTGGAGTAATAGTTCTGCACAAGCTGTTCCTACCACTTTGAATGTTGAAGATTG GTTTCAATTTTTCGGAATCAATGGGGATTTAACTGGTATGAATGGCGATGTCCCACTCGCTTGA
- the Bcctf1a gene encoding Bcctf1a: protein MASNEMSAEGAGSSSQYSAPAPQMSSQAPAGSNAAPSSQLPGHASFRRQRASRACQTCHARKVRCDAASLGVPCTNCVAFSIECKIPTPKRKKTNSKNKDSDRYNKLPRASVGLAADEGSDRGETIDERSPQNIDSPSTQTTRTSIGYNTQDGTPTTSLTEAQARQRDSDETTYAQFMKPKFTRAPIKEAGRVAYLGESSNLTLLVHDRHGNADVVHYPLPENIRGSRARLTELDNVEIDILHQRGAFLLPPRSLCDELVDAYFKWVAPIVPVINRNRFMRQYHDAKNPPSLLLLQAILLAGSRVCTNPQLMDANGSTTPAALTFYKRAKALYDANYEDDRVTIVQALVLMGWYWEGPEDVTKNVFYWSRVATIVAQGSGMHRSVEGSALSKADKRLWKRIWWTLFTRDRSVAVALGRPVHINTDDSDVEMVSEDDFVEDETDHPAEFIQDPVHVQFFLQYVKLCEIMGLVLSQQYSVASKARRQNAIDLTHSDMALADWLSHCPKEVYWEMPRHQFWAALLHSNYYTTLCLLHRAHMPPATTQRGNYEENVYPSRTIAFQAAGMITSIIENLSAHDELRYCPAFIVYSLFSALIMHVYQMRSSVPSIVAATQERMRVCMNGLKDVSRVWLVAKMVYTLFESILGNKVLEERLQKAAGKRHKRMVQSISEGLNQAKNESQKRKYDDMSLDFAVGSGPAPQESYERSRPPTPSQGYNSSSMPAPPPITSPNQRQNRDTFMGGSNSRPHTRPPTPFNPSYSVPATPPDLYLVTRNSPNISQSLWENFQPDQLFPEGGPSLNNIQFSPPSHPNLDPNLMPHLGAPQPPIPNQNQSNQLPQRMQRGQPGMGGSPVQGGGMLPAGVPANYNMGQGMWQQGFEQSMHEPQGQSPSDTWSNSSAQAVPTTLNVEDWFQFFGINGDLTGMNGDVPLA from the exons ATGGCCTCAAACGAAATGTCTGCAGAGGGTGCAGGTTCCTCCAGCCAATATTCTGCTCCGGCGCCTCAAATGAGCAGTCAAGCTCCTGCTGGTTCAAATGCTGCACCTAGCTCGCAGCTTCCGGGACATGCTTCATTTAGAAG ACAACGAGCTTCACGAGCTTGCCAA ACATGCCATGCTCGAAAG GTACGATGTGATGCTGCGAGTCTAGGGGTGCCTTGCACAAACTGCGTTGCCTTCTCCATAGAATGCAAGATCCCAACGCCGAAACGCAAGAAGACAAATAGTAAAAACAAAGATTCTGATAGGTATAATAAATTACCTCGGGCCTCTGTAGGGCTTGCAGCTGACGAGGGTAGCGACCGAGGAGAAACGATTGACGAACGATCACCTCAGAACATTGATTCCCCAAGTACCCAAACCACCAGGACCTCGATCGGCTATAACACTCAAGATGGCACTCCTACAACTTCTCTCACGGAAGCTCAGGCTCGTCAGCGGGATAGTGACGAAACTACCTACGCTCAATTTATGAAGCCTAAATTCACCAGAGCGCCTATAAAGGAGGCAGGAAGAGTAGCATATCTGGGGGAATCGTCGAATTTGACCCTACTCGTACACGACCGACATGGCAACGCGGATGTTGTGCATTATCCTTTGCCAGAGAATATCAGAGGATCTAGGGCAAGGTTGACAGAGTTGGATAACGTGGAAATCGATATCTTACATCAACGGGGAGCATTTTTACTCCCTCCTAGGTCTCTTTGTGATGAGCTGGTGGATGCATATTTCAAATGGGTTGCCCCAATCGTGCCTGTAATCAATCGGAACAGATTTATGAGGCAATATCACGATGCGAAGAACCCTCCTTCGCTTTTACTACTGCAGGCTATCCTCCTGGCTGGATCCAGGGTCTGCACAAATCCCCAATTAATGGATGCTAATGGATCGACGACTCCCGCTGCCTTGACATTTTACAAGCGTGCGAAAGCACTTTACGACGCAAACTATGAAGATGATAGAGTTACAATTGTACAAGCTTTAGTTTTGATGGGATGGTACTGGGAGGGACCAGAAGATGTAACGAAGAACGTATTTTATTGGAGCAGGGTTGCGACAATTGTAGCACAAGGTTCAGGTATGCATAGGAGTGTTGAAGGTTCTGCGCTCAGCAAAGCCGACAAGAGACTTTGGAAGCGAATCTGGTGGACGCTCTTTACCCGTGACCGATCGGTTGCCGTTGCTCTGGGTCGCCCTGTGCATATAAATACCGATGACTCCGATGTTGAGATGGTTAGTGAAGATGATTTCGTTGAAGATGAGACCGATCATCCCGCCGAATTCATCCAAGATCCTGTGCATGTCCAATTTTTCCTTCAATATGTTAAGCTTTGCGAAATTATGGGATTGGTTCTCTCACAGCAATATAGCGTAGCTTCAAAGGCTCGACGGCAAAATGCGATCGACCTCACCCACAGTGATATGGCATTGGCAGATTGGCTGTCTCACTGTCCGAAGGAGGTGTATTGGGAAATGCCTCGACATCAATTTTGGGCAGCCTTACTACATTCCAATTACTACACAACGCTCTGCTTGTTACATAGAGCACATATGCCACCCGCTACTACACAGAGAGGTAATTATGAGGAAAACGTATACCCATCTCGAACCATCGCATTTCAAGCTGCAGGAATGATCACCTCCATTATCGAGAACTTATCGGCACATGATGAGCTGCGATACTGCCCGGCATTTATCGTGTATAGTTTATTTTCTGCATTGATTATGCATGTTTATCAAATGCGATCCTCAGTACCATCCATCGTTGCAGCTACCCAAGAGAGAATGCGAGTTTGTATGAATGGTTTGAAGGATGTATCAAGAGTTTGGCTTGTGGCTAAAATGGTTTACACATTGTTTGAGTCCATCTTGGGAAATAAGGTTCTCGAGGAACGTCTGCAGAAAGCTGCTGGAAAACGTCATAAACGTATGGTGCAAAGCATCAGCGAGGGTCTTAACCAGGCTAAGAATGAGTcccaaaagagaaaatatgACGACATGTCATTGGATTTTGCTGTGGGCAGTGGACCGGCGCCACAAGAATCGTATGAGAGGTCCAGACCACCGACACCAAGTCAAGGTTataattcatcatcaatgcCTGCCCCGCCCCCTATAACATCGCCAAATCAGCGTCAGAATCGAGATACGTTTATGGGAGGTTCTAATTCTCGTCCTCACACACGTCCTCCCACACCTTTCAATCCCTCATACTCTGTCCCGGCTACACCCCCAGATCTTTATCTTGTTACTAGAAACTCGCCAAACATATCACAATCTCTCTGGGAGAACTTTCAACCAGATCAATTGTTCCCTGAAGGCGGTCCTAGTTTGAATAACATTCAATTCTCTCCACCGAGTCATCCCAACCTTGACCCAAATCTCATGCCTCATTTAGGTGCACCTCAGcccccaatcccaaatcaaaatcaatcaaatcaattgcCCCAACGCATGCAGCGAGGCCAACCTGGAATGGGTGGAAGTCCGGTTCAAGGTGGTGGAATGCTTCCAGCTGGCGTTCCTGCTAATTATAATATGGGCCAAGGTATGTGGCAGCAAGGCTTTGAGCAATCAATGCATGAGCCTCAAGGCCAGAGTCCCAGCGATACCTGGAGTAATAGTTCTGCACAAGCTGTTCCTACCACTTTGAATGTTGAAGATTG GTTTCAATTTTTCGGAATCAATGGGGATTTAACTGGTATGAATGGCGATGTCCCACTCGCTTGA